The window CGTCGTCGACGACGAGCACCTGCCCGTCGCAGTCCGGGCCGGCGCCGATCCCGATCGTCGGGACGTCGATCGCCTCGGTCACGGCGGCCGCGAGGTTCGACGGGACGTGCTCTAAGACCAGCGAGAACGCGCCGGCGTCCTCGTGGGCCTCGGCGAGTTCGATGATTCGTTCGGCCGCTTCCTCGTTGGTTCCCTGGCGGGGGTAGCCGCCGTACTGGTTGACGTGCTGGGGCGTGAGCCCGAGGTGAGCCATCACGGGGATGCCGAGTTGGACCATCTTCTCGGTCAGGTCGACGGTATGCGGGCCGCTCTCGAGTTTGACGGCGTGGGCGCCCTCCTCCTTGAGCATCCGGCCGGCGTTTTCGATGCTGTCGCTCTCGTCGACGCCGACGGAGAGGAAGGGCATGTCGGCGACGACCAGCGCGTCTTCGGTCGCCCTCGAGACTGCGCCGACGTGGCGGGCCATGTCGTCGACGGTGACCGGCAGCGTCGTGTCGTACCCCAGCGACGCGTTGCCGACACTGTCGCCGACGAGGATGACGTCGACGTCCGCGTCATCGACGATTTCTGCCGTCGGCGCGTCGTAGGCCGTCAGCATCGTGATCGGTTCTTCGCCCGTCTTCGCCGTGAGATCCCGTACCGTGGGCATACGCTGCAGTTCGGGTCCGGCGAGTAAACAGCATCGTTCTGCGTCGCGAACGACTCGCGTCGCCCGAGGCTATCACGGGTCGACCGGGGCGACCGCAGGCGGTGCCTCGAGGCCCCGCCCCGGTTACGATCGTCATCCGGGATTTCTGCCCGCGAAATTCGGAGCCAGCTATTTTGCCCTCTTCGTTAGATGTGTACACAATGACATATGCTAAATCCGAGACCGCGCCCCCACCCGTCCGCCGGTCCCGCTGGTGGTACGTCGCCGCACTGGTGCCGCCGTTTCACGCCCTCGCAGGTGTCGTCTTCCTAACGATCGTCGCTGCCGCCCTCGAGATCGTCGGCGTTCCGTTCGTCCGCTCGGAATCTACGCTCGTGCTCGCGGCCGCGGGTATCACCGTTCCGACCACCGTGCTGACGTTCCTCCTGCCGATCGCGTTGTACCGAGACATCGGCGCCCTCGAAACGGCGGGTGTGCTCGAAGGCTGGGACCCCGACCGCCACCGGTACGCGATCGCCGCGGCCGGCGGCCTCTTTGTTCCGGGCGTCAGTGCCGCCGTCTCAGCGTACTACCTCTACCGCCGTCACGTCCATGTCGGGACGCCGTAGGTGACTCGCAATATGCTCGAGACGACCGACGACGACCGACCGCGGGGCGCGATCGTCATCGCGAAAAAGGAGTTCCGAGACGCCGTGCGATCTCGGGCGCTCCTCGCGCTGACGGCGCTGTTCGCTCTCTTCGCAGCGGGCGGCGTCGCGCTGTTGTCGCTGCTTCCGGCGCCCGCCGACGCGGATTTCGGCGGCGAGTTCGGCGTCGTCTTCGGGCTACTCTCCCCGGCGAGCCTGTTCGTGCCGATCATCGGCCTGCTGGTCGGCTACCGCGCTATCGCCGGCGAGCGCGAGGACGGGAGCATCTATCTGTTGCTCGGGCTCGGCCACGACCGTCGGAGCGTTTTCGTCGGCAAACTCTTCGGGCGGAACGCGGTCGTCGCTACCGCGATTCTCGCCGGGTCCGCGGTCGGCGGCGGCGTAGCGGCCGCGATCACCGACGGGATCACACCTGCGCCGTTCATCGCGTTCACCGCGACGACGATCCTGCTCGGTGTCGTTTTCGTCAACATTGCGATCGGACTGTCCGCGACGACCGCCTCGACGACGTACGCCGCGTGGGGCGGGTTCGGCGTCTTCGTTCTCTTTCAGTTTGTCTGGGGCGTCCTCGCGTTCGGATTGGTGTTCCTCGAGACCGGCTCCTTCCCGGAACCGCCGCTACCGGCGTGGTACCCGTACATCGCGCAGTTGAATCCGCAAAACGCGTACCGGACCCTCGCGACGGCGCCGTTCGAGGCGAACGAGTTGCTCGGAACGATCGCCGGTGCGCCGGGTACGACGTCGACGGTCGCCCTCGAGCCGTGGTTCGCGGGCGTCGTCCTGCTGTGGTGGGGAACGGTGCCGCTGCTGATCGGCTACTATCGATTTCGGCGCGCCGATCTCTGAAGGGACTGCCGGCCGCCGCTCCCGACCGAACGCGTAACCCGCGAGGCTTAAGAGGGCGCGGTATGGAGTGTCTGCCGTGCCGGAACCCGTCGAAACGACCAATCCAGAGGGCGTCGATTACGGGTGGGTGATGCAGGTCACGTTCGTCGCCACGATCCTCGTCGGCGCGCCGATCGTCGCCGTCCTCTCCCTACAGGCCGACCTACCGACCTGGAACGCCCGCGCCGAGTTCGCGATCCGCGTCGGGGCGCTCATCTGGACGGTCACTGCGCTCGCCGTGTTCGCGTACGCGAAGCGGTATCAGGAGTAAGCGTCGCAGTCGCTCGGAACGGAAGACCGCGGTTAGACGCCCGACGGCCCCGACCCGACGTACTCGAAGGCTGTGCCCGCGCGCTCGGCCGTCAGTTCGTCCCGCCGCGAGTCGCCGACGAACACCGCGTTTTCGGGCTCGACGCCCAGTTCCCGAACCGCCTCGAGCAGCGGCGCCGGATCCGGCTTCTGCGTCGCGACGGTGTCCCGACCGACGACGACGTCGACCGCGTCGGCCAGTCCGTGTTTCTCGAGCGCGATTCGACACGCCGCCTCGCAGTTGAGCGAGCAGACGCCGACCGGGACCGTTTGCTCGAGGAGTTCGTCGGCGTGGGCCAGCCGCGGGGCGGCACGAGCCCCGTCGCGCTCGCGGTCGGCGAGCGTCGACTCGACCTCCGCCCGCAGGCCGGCGTCGTCGGCCCCCTCGAGCATGTCCCACAGCTCCGTGCTCGGCGGTTCGACGCCGGCGGTGTCGTACACCTCGCGGACCGCACGCGCGGCGTCGGTCCAGTCGACCTCGAGGTCGACGAGCGTCCCGTCTAGATCGTAGACGACGGCCTCGTACTCGGTCTCAGTCACGATCGGTGATACGAGCGGCGGTCGAATAGTGACTTCGGTTCGGCTGGGAGTGACACCCGTCGGGAACGGAGCGCGGGTAGGCGGATGCGGATGCAGGTAGGTGCGAATTCAGGATGAGACCGGAAACGGAAAACGAGTCCGTCAGTTCCCCTCGAGTCCGATTCGAACCGTCGGTCGACCGTGCAGCGCGGGCGGCCGGCTCCCGCCTACGACGAGTGGTCGCCTATTCGGTCACCATCTCGCTCGCCGCCTCGTCCAGCTGCTCGCTCGCGAGCACGCGGTTGGCCCGGCGCAGCCGCTCGGAGAGCGCCTGGTGGGAGATGTCGAGTTCGTTCGCCAGTTCCTCGAGCGAGATCTCGCGGGGGACGTCGTAGTACCCCTGGCGGTAGGCCTCGGCGATGGCCTCCTTCTGGGGCTCGGTCAGCGCCGCGGTCGTCTCGAGGTCATCGTCGGCGCCGGCTTCGACCATCCGCTTGACGTCGACGCGGACGCCCTGGTCCTCGATATCCGAGACGGCGTCCGAGAGCCCCTCGCGGTGGGGGAAGAGCACGCGAAGCGTCCAGTGGTTGTCCGTGACCTGCGCACCCAGTACCGTGCCGTCGTGGGCGTAGATCGCGCGACAGATCGAGCTGACGTCCTCGCTGTACTCGAGCCGGTAGAACAACTCTCCGTCGTCGGTATCCTCGAGGAGCTGCTGGTGTTCGACGACGGTCGAGTCCGCACGCAGCGTCTCGTCGAGTTCGTCCGAGCCGACGTTGGAGAACCAGACCAGCGGCGTCGTTCGGCCCGGCCCCTCGGCGACGACGCTCTCGACGCGGACCTCCATCGACGGGAGCTGCTGGAACGTCTCCGCGAGGGCGAACTCGTCGGTCGAGACCGAGAGCTCGGCGATCGTCGTCATCGGCGACTCACCTCGCACAATGGGCTCGAGTCCGGTTGGTATCCGACGCTGCTATCGTGCTCGCTGTGGGACTCGAATCGGATCATAGTCATAGTATCGGTGGACGGATGCCTGGGGGTACTCGAGCCACGCGTCGTGGTGTCCCCGCAGGAATCGTGACGGGAAAACAAACGGCGCCGATACCGTTGATGAACAGGCCTTGGTTTTCCAGCGCTTTAAGAGAGCACGTCACGTTTCCCGACGGTCACGGCTCCGCACCCGTCGGAAACGGCCGTTTCAGACTATCGACTATCGCCGAGGCGAGCCAGCCGGTTCAGCGCGTAGACGGTCCGGAGCACGTCGACGCTCTTCCCGCGATCGAAGACGAGTTCGTCCGTCTCGAGGACGTGTTCTAACGTATCCCGCGAGGCGTGTTCCGGAGCGGCCGCGATGCCGGCGTCGTTTTCCTCGACCCACTCCATGACCCGCAGGTCGCTCTTGGAGTCGCCCATCACCAGCGCGAAGGGGTCGTCGATCCCGAGCACGTCGAACGCGCGCTCGACGCCGACGACCTTGTTCAACTCGAGACTGCCGATTTCTGCCGCGTCGGCCTCGTAGTAGGCGACGTCGATCCGCTCTAGGGTGTCCGCGAGCCGGGCCGGTACCTCGTCGGCCTCCCGGTCGGGATAGACGCCCTCGCTCTCGAGGACGGCTCTGATCTCGGGGTCCTGGTCGGCGTAGAACGCGCGGGTCCAGTCGACGACGGTCTCGTCGCTGATCTCGGTCTCGCCGTCGCCGTTGCCGTTCAACTCGAGCGCCGAGCCGACCGCGTCGGCGAGCAGATCGACGAGGTAGACCAGCGCCTCGTCGATGACCGCGCGGGCGTCCGCGGAGCCGGTCTCGTAGTTGGGCTTCATCGTGATGTTGAACTCGTTGCCCTGCAGGTGACAGCCCCGGCGGAGTTCCTCGGGCGCTTCGGGGAGCACCCGCGAGCGCACGTCGTCGAAGACCGCCCGGATCTCCTCGTCTAGGTCCTCGTAGAGCAACTGCTTGGTGTCGGCGCCGTGGCCCGGCGTGAACACGCCCGTCCCGGCCTCGTAGACGATCGAGAGGTTCCCCGAGTGGACGATTTCGCTGCCCAGCCCCTGGATCGCGAATCCCTTGACGTTCTCCAGGGTCTGGCCCGTACAGATGACGATCGGGACGCCCGCTTCGTGGAACTCCGTCAGCACGTGCAGCGTCTCGCGGGGAATCTCGTTGTCCGTCCCGCCGGCCGAGCGCAGCGTCTCGTCGACGTCTAACACGAGCACGTTCACCGCGCGGCCGTACTTGGCCTCGAGGTCCAAGGCGGTGAAGGCCTGATCGCGGTCCGCCCACGAGGCGACCTCAGCGAACGTCTCGCCGGCCGCGAAGTCCGCCCGGATCTCGTTTTTGCGGGCCTCGAGTTCCTCGGTCGCCTCCTGCCAGTGCTCGAGGGCGACCCTCGAGTCGACCGCCGGGAAGACGTCGACGAACTCCTGATACTCGCGCAAGGTCGCCGTATCGTACTCGTCGTAGAGTCGGTAGACGAGATCGTACCGTTCCATGCTAGCTACAGTCACCGGCAGGGAGATAATCGTTGCCTCTGAGGGCGGTCGACGGCGGGTCCCGTTGGGCGGCGCCGCGCCCGCACCGCCCCCGCGGCACCGCGACCGCACCGGCCGCCGCGCGCCACCGCTCGCTGCTCGAGCGACGACGATACGACTATAAAAACGGCGGCCGAATCGGCTGCATATGAAAAACGTTGACGACCTCATCGAGAGCGCGGCGGAGCTCGCCGACCGCGGTCTCTCGAAGGGCGAGATCGCCGACGAACTGAACGTCTCGCGCGAGACGGCCAGTTGGCTCGTCGAGCGCAGCGGGACGACGACCAAGCCGACCAGCCGAGAATCCGCCGAACCGGCGGCCGCGGGCGGCCCGCAGGACATCCACGTCGACTGGTCTGCAGTCGGCCGGGACAGCAAACGGATGGAACACATCTCCGCCGCGATGGCCGACCTGCTGGCCAAGCACGGCGAGGACGTCGACCTGACGATCGGCATCGAGAAGGCCGGCGGCCCCATCGCGACGCTGATCGCGCGCGAACTCGGGACCGACCTCGGCACCTACACCCCGGCGAAACACCAGTGGGAGGAAGGCGACATCGAGGATCTGGGCGGGACCTTCTCCCGAAACTTCGCCGGGATCCGCGACCGCGAGTGCTACATCGTCGACGACACCATCACCAGCGGCACGACGATGCGAGAGACGATCGAAGCGATCCGCGCCGAAGGC is drawn from Halopiger aswanensis and contains these coding sequences:
- the gfcR gene encoding transcriptional regulator GfcR gives rise to the protein MKNVDDLIESAAELADRGLSKGEIADELNVSRETASWLVERSGTTTKPTSRESAEPAAAGGPQDIHVDWSAVGRDSKRMEHISAAMADLLAKHGEDVDLTIGIEKAGGPIATLIARELGTDLGTYTPAKHQWEEGDIEDLGGTFSRNFAGIRDRECYIVDDTITSGTTMRETIEAIRAEGGEPLACVVLADKQGIEELDGVPVYSLLQVISVGQDE
- a CDS encoding ABC transporter permease subunit, producing the protein MLETTDDDRPRGAIVIAKKEFRDAVRSRALLALTALFALFAAGGVALLSLLPAPADADFGGEFGVVFGLLSPASLFVPIIGLLVGYRAIAGEREDGSIYLLLGLGHDRRSVFVGKLFGRNAVVATAILAGSAVGGGVAAAITDGITPAPFIAFTATTILLGVVFVNIAIGLSATTASTTYAAWGGFGVFVLFQFVWGVLAFGLVFLETGSFPEPPLPAWYPYIAQLNPQNAYRTLATAPFEANELLGTIAGAPGTTSTVALEPWFAGVVLLWWGTVPLLIGYYRFRRADL
- a CDS encoding HAD family hydrolase, whose translation is MVTETEYEAVVYDLDGTLVDLEVDWTDAARAVREVYDTAGVEPPSTELWDMLEGADDAGLRAEVESTLADRERDGARAAPRLAHADELLEQTVPVGVCSLNCEAACRIALEKHGLADAVDVVVGRDTVATQKPDPAPLLEAVRELGVEPENAVFVGDSRRDELTAERAGTAFEYVGSGPSGV
- a CDS encoding DUF5822 domain-containing protein, giving the protein MPEPVETTNPEGVDYGWVMQVTFVATILVGAPIVAVLSLQADLPTWNARAEFAIRVGALIWTVTALAVFAYAKRYQE
- a CDS encoding HAD family hydrolase, which gives rise to MERYDLVYRLYDEYDTATLREYQEFVDVFPAVDSRVALEHWQEATEELEARKNEIRADFAAGETFAEVASWADRDQAFTALDLEAKYGRAVNVLVLDVDETLRSAGGTDNEIPRETLHVLTEFHEAGVPIVICTGQTLENVKGFAIQGLGSEIVHSGNLSIVYEAGTGVFTPGHGADTKQLLYEDLDEEIRAVFDDVRSRVLPEAPEELRRGCHLQGNEFNITMKPNYETGSADARAVIDEALVYLVDLLADAVGSALELNGNGDGETEISDETVVDWTRAFYADQDPEIRAVLESEGVYPDREADEVPARLADTLERIDVAYYEADAAEIGSLELNKVVGVERAFDVLGIDDPFALVMGDSKSDLRVMEWVEENDAGIAAAPEHASRDTLEHVLETDELVFDRGKSVDVLRTVYALNRLARLGDSR
- the panB gene encoding 3-methyl-2-oxobutanoate hydroxymethyltransferase, with the translated sequence MPTVRDLTAKTGEEPITMLTAYDAPTAEIVDDADVDVILVGDSVGNASLGYDTTLPVTVDDMARHVGAVSRATEDALVVADMPFLSVGVDESDSIENAGRMLKEEGAHAVKLESGPHTVDLTEKMVQLGIPVMAHLGLTPQHVNQYGGYPRQGTNEEAAERIIELAEAHEDAGAFSLVLEHVPSNLAAAVTEAIDVPTIGIGAGPDCDGQVLVVDDAVGLSEWSPSFAKQFGSVREEMKSAVEDYVSAVESGAFPAEEHSHEEADLEDIY
- a CDS encoding helix-turn-helix domain-containing protein, with the protein product MTTIAELSVSTDEFALAETFQQLPSMEVRVESVVAEGPGRTTPLVWFSNVGSDELDETLRADSTVVEHQQLLEDTDDGELFYRLEYSEDVSSICRAIYAHDGTVLGAQVTDNHWTLRVLFPHREGLSDAVSDIEDQGVRVDVKRMVEAGADDDLETTAALTEPQKEAIAEAYRQGYYDVPREISLEELANELDISHQALSERLRRANRVLASEQLDEAASEMVTE